Genomic window (Drosophila sulfurigaster albostrigata strain 15112-1811.04 chromosome 2R, ASM2355843v2, whole genome shotgun sequence):
TCATCAAATCATCccataaataattgaaagtaAGCTCGGTATTCTGAAATAACAAAGAAATGTTAATAAGATAAGGTTAAAACAAAGATTGCAAAGTTAGTTGTCTTACCTCTGGAATGTCCTTGATGGCAAACAGTCCCCACACGATTGATGCAGTTCACCGTCCACTTTTGTGTGGCACAATTCGGTTCGCACGAGTGATTCATGAAGCGAGCCAAATTGCCCTTGGGTCCAGCATCAATGATGAAATCCTTCTCCACGCCGAGGAAATAAAAGTTCTCATCGCGATCGCTTGTCTTCTGGGCCATGCGCCGCTGGAACTCCGCATGATTGATGACCTCGCCCACATACTCAATGATAAAGGTTCCCTCGGCGATGGGTTCGCgacaaaccaaaccaaagccACGATCATGCATGTAGACAACATCGAGACGCGGCGATTTGCGCAGCTCAAACAATTGATTCTCGCATTGAGCGCCTGCAGGACAGAACTCCGGATGACATTCGTTATAGAGCATGCGATTAAGACAACCGGATTCGGGACCACAGGGATGCGGTGTGCCCGGTTTGCATTCGCAAATGTTGACATACTCCTCGTTGTAGGCGAAACGCACGGGCGGCACCGGTTTATTTGTCTTTATCTTGACGTAAGGCGGCGGCAGTAATTTGTTGTTCAGTCGCACCACCGATTGCTCCTGTCGCTTCTGCTTGAGTATCTTCAGAAAGTGTGTCGCTTCCTCAACGCCAGCTGTGTAACGTTTGGACATCACCGATTTGCTCTTGTTGCCATCTCCGGTGTCGCCTTCAATGTACAAATAGACACGACGACGCGATATCCAACCATGATCGTTGGTGCCAAAGAAACGCACCACGAAATCGTTCAATCCATGCGGTTTCTTTTGTATGTTGCTGGGTATCTCGGTGGGTGGCAAAATGATCGCAGGCCACCAACGAAAGTGTGTGAATTTGGCCCACACAATTTCACCGTAGAGCGGCAAACGTCCACTTTCGCACTCTTCGCAAATGTAGCTCTCGTTGCTCTTGATGGGAATGTTGCGACAATGCGCATGCACCGCAATGGGGCAAGTTTCGCAGCAAACCAGTTCACCGCCACGCACACAAATGTAACACCACAGCACATTGAGATTGGCATCCGCTTTGGATACGTTGTGTCGCGGACAAATCAAATGCGTGGCCGTCAGCATTTGCGAGCCAGCGGGAATGCAACGTGAGTCCTGATGATATGTTGCTGGACACTTGACGCATTTTATCAACTTGGAGTTACCTAGTTGCTGGAACTTGCCACTCGGATCGTCAGAGACACAAGTGTGGCAAACGTGCATCGGGCAACGTGAGGTGGAATTATTGATGGAGGCTTGCGGCCAATACTTGCAGCAGCTGGGATGAAAATGATTCGAGCACATGGGCTGACTGCAGCTTAAAAGCTTCGTATTTGCTTCTTGTTCCTTTTGGGGCGACTCGCTGCTGGCATTCATAGGCGGCTGTTGATCGTGGCAGATGCAACAGGCTGCCGGCTGGCCAGTGGCGCACTCGTGACACATCTGCGGCTGTTTTGGTTCAGTCTCCAGCTCAACGCCATCGCCGGTAATGTGCGTTGTAGCCTCGGCAGTGATTTGGGGGGGTTTGGCAATGGCTTTGCGTCCACTTGACGCTCCCTTGGTAGTCAATTTTCCAGTGGTCTTCACCTGTTCCACACATGCGCCATGAAACCAACTGTGACAGCTGGCGACCGAACAACGCTCCATGTCGCCGCCTGGTTGATGACAGTACTTGCAGACGGGCTCACGATTGAGGCCGCGAAACAGATATTTGCGATCCAGCTGCACAATGTCCTGGATCACTTCCTCAATGGGTCGTCCCAGCGGCTTCTTCAGCTTGGGTGGCTCTGAGCTCTGACGCTCCAACTGGTTGATCTCTGTGGTAGGCGTTGtgctctgctgttgctgcacaaCTGGTGTCAAACTGCGGCGCAGCACCATTGTCTTTAAGCGATTTGACAGCCGCTTCATAGTACCCGCTCCTCGGCCACGATCTGTGTTCACGCGTGCCGAGCCCAACAGCTCCGTATCGCCATTGAACAAATCGCGTTCGAGTTCgcgcaactgcagctgcttgAGTGACCAAATGTTGCGCACCACTGCGAGCAGCACAGTCTCCACCTTCTTCTCCTGACGATGCACCATCACATACTCCTTGATGGCATCGAATAGCTCTCCAAACTCGGGATTCTCATAGTTGACCACATCGGCAAACGGCTGCTCATCTATAGAGTGTGAATTGCCCACATGCTCTTCCGCCAGACCGCTGAGTTTTCTTCGTTTCGAACGCTTATCGTGATAGCTTTTCACAGGCGAAAAGGCAGGACTCAGTGGCGAAGAGGAACGTTCGCGCTTGAGGGCCAACACTGAGCTGGGCTTGGCATGCAAATTATCATTGGAATCATATAGACTGCTGCCCACATCCGAGGtatcctgttgctgctggggcTTGGAATGTCTGCGTTTCTCCTTGTGTGACCTGTTTGGCAAGCAAAGTAGagtttaatacaaatattgtgattacgaaattttgattttacttACATATTCTGCTCGTGTATTTCGAAGAACTTTTCCAGTCGCTGCTCGTAGCTCATTTCGCCTACCTGCTGCGCCTCCTCGATAGCCTGACGCCACACCAGCAATTTGTTCTGCTTGGCCACCATCTGGCGATATTTTAAACTCTTGGCGCCATGCTTAATACGCACCTCCTCTCGTAGCTCCTCGAATGCCTTCAGCCCGCCAAATGGCAACAGATTCTCGCTCTTAATCCAGTTGTGTCTACCATTATCGGCAAAGAAACGAACATGCACCTGAATAGCCACCGTTTGCGAAGCACCATTGGCACTGTCCGTTGACTTGCGTTGCGGTGGCCCATTGAGACTGCCGACAATTTGACCAAACTCATCCGGACACACCATGCACGGCCAATAGCAATAGGTAAACAACTTGCCCCAATACAAGTCACCCACTTGATAGGTGGACCAACCCGAATCATTTGTAATCGAGGAACCTTTGGCACTATCTAAGCTGATGGACGATGGCGACTTTAGCGATTGTTCGTTGCTGTCTGGCGGTGATTTGATAGCTTCGATTTCGGTTGATGTTGCAGTCGGCAAGGCAAATAACAATGGCTCTTTGCTTGTCGCTTCTTCATCTTCGACTTTCACTTGTAAGTCTTCGGTTGTGTGAAACTCTAGAGGAGGCGCCGGTTGCGTTTTTATTTCCTTCTCCAATAActctaatttgatttccaCGTCAGCTTCCGGATTAATTGACACTGTTAGCACTTCATCTTTAACACTTTCCTGCAGCGCTTGTTGTACACTTTTTGCTTTGGCGCGGGGTCCACGTTTCATCAGCTTGCGTTTGCGCATCGGATTATTGATCACATCCTCGGCATCGGCTTCGAATCCAGTGCTGTTTGGCGAGTTGGCGCCATTCTTGATCAGCAGCTTATCGATGGGACTCATGTAGGTGCTGCCATTGGGCAGCAATAAGTGCTTTGGCGACGTCACAACAACAGCCTCAATCTCATGATCTCGATTGCCGTCGTTCAACTcaatgctgctgttgatatttttgttgctgccgttgttatTGTTCAGAGCAATCGGTGTGTGATTATTACGACGACGCATAGAGCGCATTTTGTCGGCAGTGTCAGTGATTGTGCTGGGTGAGTTGGCGTTCGCATAGCCAATGTATTTGGGACTTAGATTTGACTGCAAATTGATTAAATCACGTTTCCCTGTGAAACCATAAATTAGCATTTATGGAACATTTTACTACATCAACTTTGTACTTACtatgatgtttttttttacgttcGTCTGATTATCTATTGAAGTCTGTAGCTCGTTTTCCGTGAAATCAGTGCTATCGGTAGCGGAGCCAGCATCATTAGCTAAATCTCGGCGACGcttgaaaaacatttttccgGGAAAGCGTTGTTTCGCccttttgttggtttgttgcCGCCACAGTCGCCGTCGTTTCAATTGCAACGTTGCCTGCCGTCGCATTGTCCTCGGCGCTCGTGTCTGCAACTCCATCATCTTCCATTGCTGGATGTGTATCACTTGAacttaatttcattataacaacaaaacaattactTAATTATGCGTCTGGAATTTAACTATTAACAAAGCGTACAAACGATAGAGATAGCGTACCGCAAACGCTTGCTTGCGCCAATTTTTGTACAGAGTTGTATTTTTAGCGTGACCTCAATTTAAAtcccaaaatatactaaacggCCTCGGGAAAAATATAGCACAAATTGTACAGTACAATAGCTGAAATGGTCTTCCCACTCTGCACAATCAGTGATAGcggaaatttttgaattatttgtattttatttgtcacttttgaaataaaatgaattttaatgttttgtaAACGTCCTTGTTTgttacttaaaattaaataaaatctgctgatgctgcgaaattagttttaaaagtGACTCAAGCTATCGATAGAAATACGATAACATAAACAGATGcgttcaaaataaattatttcaatgttTACCTTAAACGGTCATACTTTGAGATTCCTGAAAAACAATATTCcacaataaaaaaccaaaacctgCGTTATTGAACAACATTATTGTTCTATCCACGCAAGATGGACAATTTTGTAAAGACACTCATCGAGGAGGTCAAATCACAGGGGGTCTTCGACGAGTTTCGCTTTAACTGCTGCTTGGCCGATGTGGACACGAAGCCAGCCTATCAAAATGTACGCAATCGCGTCGAGACGGCTGTCAACGATTTTCTGGCCAAACAACATTGGACACCAGAGACCAACAAGGTGCAGCTGCGCGAGCGACTACGCAAACATTTACTCGAGTGAGTTCTGAACCCAGTAATAGCGTTCTTTTTAAGTATTCTAATTGCTTTTTTCCAGTTCCGATGTCTTGGACAAGGGAGTTGATCACATAGTTGATCAAGTGGTCAATCCCAAAGTGGCAACAGTATTTGAGCCAAAAATCGAGAGTATTGCCTACAAATATCTAGGCATCGCACCGCCCCCACCACCCGCACATCCGCCACCTCGCCCGCCTCTGCTTCCTGCGCCTCCTTTGCCGCCCTACGCGGGCCATAGCATGGGACATATGAACGGCGGCAGCAATATGCTGCAGGTAGAGACAACAGGCAGTCTGCTCCCCACAGATCTGGAACAAATTAGTCCAGATTCTGATCGTGCCACCATTAAATCAGATATGAAGGATGATAGCAAGGATGAGGAGCTGCCGCCTCCTGGTGTCGatgacatggacatggactaTGATGATACGACTTCACCAGCGTTTGAACCTGCCAGCAGCTTGAAAGAAGACCTCAACAATGGTTCGCTAAACACATCGGATTCACTTAAAGACGTCAAAGAGTTGGCTAACGATTCGCGAGACGCTGGCGCCTCGCAGACATCACAGCTGTCGCAGGTGTCCAGCGATAGTCGTCTGACGATTGCATCCACGGATGCACAACAGCCAGCGTCCACGAACAACTCCAACATTGCCGCTAACATGTCGGAGGAGGCGCAAATGCCGAAGTTCAATGAAAACTCCAGTGAAACGCACGAAAGCAGCGGACGTCAGCTGCACTTTGATATCAAACAAGATGCGATTACGTTCGAGGGTTAGATGTTatagtatttcattaaaaaagcaactaacaattcattttttacaGGCACGGAACGTCACAATTCCATGTCGGAGCAAACCAATGGCGGCACTCAAGCACTGTCCATTGAAGATGCCATCATGAGCGAGATGAAGGCCAACATAAGTGATGTGAATAGCGTGGCATTGGAGCCGACACCAACGCCGCCAGAAGCGCCTATTAAAACGGAGCCTGGAGCGgagaataattttaatgtgtttACGGACTCACAGCAGCCCAAAGAAGAGCCAGAAGTACCTGAAATCAAGCCGGAATTGATCAAGCTCGAGGAGGCAAAGCCCAACGAGCCTGAAGCGTTGCCATCTGCAACAACAGAACTGAAGGATGAGGCACTCAAAGCTGGGGAAATAACCGCATCACCTGCTTCGGCTTCCTCCTCGTCCCAGACTAAGAAGCACTCACACTCCAGCGACAGAAAGGACAAAGACAAGGATAAGAACAGGGAGAAGCGTCATCATTCATCATCAGATGACAAGCGTCGCAAGTCGCGAGAGCGTGAAAGGGAACGAGAACGCGACCGTGATCGGGAACATGACAAATCACGCAGCAAAACTTCATCCAGCTCCAAGCACTCCTCACGCTCTTCGCATTCATCCAGCTCGAagcatcgcagcagcagcagctccaagCATGACAAGACAAGCTCATCGAGTCGCAGCACCAATCACGAGTCCACTTCTTCCACCAGTAAGCGCAGCTCATCGACGCGTCACGACTCATCCAGTTCATCCTCGCACAAGAAGCACAAATCCAGCTCCAGCTCATCGAAAAGTCGCGAGAGCCGCGAGCATAGTCATAGTCACAACAGTAGTCATAGTAGTCATCATCAtagcagtcgcagtcacaacggcagcggcagtTCGTCATCCAATTCAAAGCGCAGTGATCGCGATCGGGAGCGTGATCGTGAACGCAACAAATCCAGCTCAAATTCCACAACCTCCAACTCTGCCTCGAATTCCATTAATCCGCCAGCAGCGCCAGCGCCGGCAATCATCCAAGACGATCACAATGAGGAGAAAGCCAAGCTGCAGAAACGTCACAGCCACGACTCGAATGATGAGGGCAAACCTCCAGGTGCAGCGGGAAAACCACAGACTGCAGAGCCTGCTGTGGAGTCGCAAACCAAAGAGAAGACAACGAACGGCAAAGCGACGGAAACGAACGGCACCAATGGCACGAATGGCAGCAGTCCATCGGAAGCAGCTCCGGAAATTGTGGAGGCAGGGAATGTGGTGATTGTTAGTGATATGCTGCAACAGTCAACGGCCAGTTTCATTGAGTTGAGCAGTGCGAAACCAGTTGATGAGCAGCACAAACTTGAAGCGGAGGCCAAACAGACAGTGGAGTTGAATGAAACAGCGCCCGAACCGGTTGCGGAGTCCGAGAAGAAGCCAGAAAGTgaagcgacagcaacaagtGAGACAGCATCAAATGAACCAGAtctggcagcagcaactgaacCAGAGTTGGCAGTATCAAGTGAGCCTGAGTTGGCAGCATCAACTGAACCCCAGTTGGCCACGTCAACTGAAGCAACTTCTGAGGAGAATGTGTCTGAGAGTGTGCAGCCAGAGCCATCcgaaaaaacaaatagaagaGGATACAAAAAGTACTGACAATAGCCAAAATGAAGCCCCAACAACTGAAGAGTCCAAGTTAGATTCTCAGGTAGCTCTAGCAGCAGAGTCTGAGGAAGTTCCGCTAGAATCCAAGGAAGCACCCGAGCCAAGTTCGCCCGCAGCTGCTCCAGCAGCCTCTCCGACACCTGCTGAACCCCTCAAGAAATCGGATTGTGCTGAGCCAACTGCAGATCATGTGGAAGCACAAGAAACAAACGACGCTTGCACGCACTTTGAGGAGAGCGCTGAAGAGTTCAAAGCGCGTCTACAGCTCATTGAGCAGCACATTAAGGATCGTCGCACGTTGTTGAATGTCTTCTGCGGGGTCGAGGAGGACGTGAGTCAACCCACGCGTCGTAACAGCGCTAAGCGTCGGCTGAGCAGCGAAGCATCCTCATCGAAACCACACACCACCAGTTGTtccagtggcagcagcagctcgggCAGTCCGAATGCCAAGGTGAAACGCCCTCGAATGTCACCCACACCCTCAGAGATCAGCGTCAACTCTAAAGAGAACGAGGAGCTGGATAAGCATGACAAAGGTAGCTAAAGCGAGACATAAACTAAAAGCAACCATTTAGTAATTTAATAGTAGCACTTGCCAAACCTTCATACAAAAGTACAAAACGCCTTTGCCTCTTTATCTTTTCTCCACATGCCGTCCGCTCGCAAAAAccttgtaaaaaaaaaactcatttaatCCCATTGTAGTTCTCTAAGGGTAAGCCAGTGTTTTCACCACATCTTTGTTCGCTTTAAATGTGCAGCTTCAATTGATTTGCAGATTTCTGTAACTAATTCTAATTTGTTCACGCTTTGCAGGCGATTTGTCGGCTCGACGTCTCAGTCAGAAGCTGTGTCAGCAGCAGCGTTACACCAACGATGATCTCTACAAGCCCCGTCCACTGTTGTCACAGCGTTCGCGTCGACGCGGCCTGGATGCAATCCTCTAGCTGGCTCTAGCTtcagctgctactgctgctctTTCCTATGTATAAATCGTATCGAAttgaagcaataaaaaaaggcaattgttattgttgcatttgaaattaagcaaatgttgtattattaatgtaACTCTGTAATCCTGTCGAGGATTTTCCCCTATTCACTCCTAGATATTTATCACATCAGAAGAACCTAAAATCAATCcaaatttcttatttgtaaTCCCAAATTTTAATCGAATTTGATTTAGCTTCATTTCCAGCCCCATATCCATATATAGatcacattaaataaaatctgaatgttgaatttgaaatgaaaaaaccaACGTTAATTTTCtcctcttttttcttttttgtttttttaatgagTCTGGGCATTTCTTGCTTCGTTTAACAATATaatgttgatttgttttttgtttctttctttttaggGCTACATgtgttatatatacatatataatattgttatgtatataaataataacaaacaataaaagtaataattattatatgtctgtgtgtgtgtgtcttgtgtTTTAATGCAATGCGAGGCTAACTTGACTgtgaattacattttttgtttgcatttttaagagaaaaacaaaaaaactttggTACTTAAAGTATACATCCAATTGCGTGGGCCTGATCGAAATGAGGGATCAACAATTAAAGGGATCACGCTCAAGTCAGCTGCAGCATTGCATGGCAGAGTTTTGTAAATTGATCATAAAATACACTAAACGGTTAAattctaattgaaattttccaCATTTGTAACagcaataatttgtttttaattttgtttttaattgtgtatgttttaattgtaatttgattacaaatcaatttttgtcTTGCgaaacgttttattttgtattgttttgctttgcgtttagatttttcttttcttttttttttgctttaacaacataaacataaatatatgtatatagatatatatatataattttaaattggttttctttttttaaaaaaatcatcGTAGTAATACATAATTTTAGGTAATAGTATTTTACAAGTAGGTTTTTTCTCTCATTTCCAAGGTAACATAGATACAATATTAGATTATTATCAGTAATTTTAACAAAGAATTTCGCAGATGACTGTCTCGTAtgtgggtgtgtatgtgtatgtgtgttgtgtgtgtgtgtgtgtggtgggtgtatgtatgtgtgtgtttgtgtgtgtggcgtgtATGAGAGCGAGAGTTttgtgcacaacaacaactacaaatttTTAACCTCCGACTATGTTCATGGAGTGATAAAACTCTCTCACCGACTCCCGCGTCGAGTATTCATACAAAAAGCAACTGGAACCGAGCACCATCATCGTCgccatcatcgtcgtcgctcCATCGCCTGCTCGGCACTTGGCTGACAGATGTTTCAAACATCGTGCCACCCACATTTATGGCTTGCTTGTTGCGGGGCTCCGTTCCAAATcactttcatttttgttttgttttgttttaactaAAAGCTACGCTTATGTTTTTAGtcgctgctggtgctgctgctgttgacgcgCTGCTTCATCGCGTCCAGACGCCTCAGCCTTACGTACTTGAGAAGCCCCGCTCGTAGGGACCCTTCACCTCCGTATGCCTCGTATGCAGATTAATTGTGGGCGCCGCCGTTCGTGTCGACAGCTCGCAGACTGTTTTAATGGCACCCGCGGCATTCACTGTTGGCGGTGCCGGATGCAGCACAGCCCCATCCTTGGCCACACCAGCGACTGTTATCTCGGGCAGCTCGGCCTCATGCTCATCCGACTCGCTCTTGGGCAGCACATAGTCGGTGGCCCGCTGCTGCGGTGTCTGCAACTCCGAGCGACCCGTAATTGACGATTTGTATTTCTCCGAATCCATGCCGCACAGATAAAACTTGAAGAACTCATATGTGGACCAGCAAATGGCCGTGGCGGGCATGGCGTACAGCACACGAGCTGTCATGCCCTTGAAGAAACCCATTGGACCAGCCATGCGGTAGATCtgtaaagcaacaacagacaaTTAACCAAGAACTATTTTTTAAGGCATGTGACACAAAAATAAAGTCTATTAGTTAGcatttatgttatatatagaaaattgtTCGACCTGATTCACTGATTTCTAAATTTACCATTCGATCGAGtaatcaaaatgtgttttctGATCATTCCAACTCTTTCGCTTTTTAAAATCATCAAGTCAAATTATCTGAGAACGAAGTTAAGTTGAGACCAAACCTAAGCACATATTTTAACCACTGCTTATCGGAGACACATAACCTtaatctctgagatctaaCTGTTTTTAAGGACAGTGTTATATTGTCTCTATTATTCGTATTGAGCGGAAAAGATCTCCACTATCACCGTAAACTTACCTTTCGGATAGCCTCGATCATACCCTGTGTCAGGCCCGTCTCCTGTGTATTGAGCAACGTCTTCACCACATCCAGAGGCGTCGTTATGGCCGCCGCCGAAGCTCCAGCTGCAGCGCCTGCCACCATGTGCACCACTGGACTGTACTTGCGTTCCACATTCAGCTgtgaaacaaaatttaaattaaaatatattcattaagcaaataaaatgattgaTTCTCTTACCCTATTCTGCAGAAATTCGTATGTGGTAAAGTGAATCGTCTGATATGGTATGTTCATGACGAGCTGCGTCCAGTAGGAGCGATAGAAGGCATGTAATCCTTCTTTTTGATACACATCCCGCATGCATCGCACCACCGAGGTGTATGGCGAGTTGTACATTTGCATGCGTTGCTTGATCACGTCCGTGGGATTGGAGATGGCATCGTGAACCAGCGTCGCCAACGCACCAGAAAGAACTGCgagataaaaattatagattaatattagctttttatatttaatactaagTAACGTAAATGATTGCCATCAATTTATGATCATTTTAATAATGGGATAagaaagagatagatagaCGCTAAGAATCAGCAATTATTTCTGATTTGCTTAAGTTGCCCAGTTAGGTAACAATGCACCTATCTTTGTTATCattaagttattattttaataaaaataaaataaaaaaaaagaattagaATTGATAATTTAGCCGAAGTATCAAGAGCAAA
Coding sequences:
- the LOC133836815 gene encoding LOW QUALITY PROTEIN: nuclear receptor binding SET domain protein (The sequence of the model RefSeq protein was modified relative to this genomic sequence to represent the inferred CDS: deleted 1 base in 1 codon) — encoded protein: MFFKRRRDLANDAGSATDSTDFTENELQTSIDNQTNVKKNIIVRKRDLINLQSNLSPKYIGYANANSPSTITDTADKMRSMRRRNNHTPIALNNNNGSNKNINSSIELNDGNRDHEIEAVVVTSPKHLLLPNGSTYMSPIDKLLIKNGANSPNSTGFEADAEDVINNPMRKRKLMKRGPRAKAKSVQQALQESVKDEVLTVSINPEADVEIKLELLEKEIKTQPAPPLEFHTTEDLQVKVEDEEATSKEPLLFALPTATSTEIEAIKSPPDSNEQSLKSPSSISLDSAKGSSITNDSGWSTYQVGDLYWGKLFTYCYWPCMVCPDEFGQIVGSLNGPPQRKSTDSANGASQTVAIQVHVRFFADNGRHNWIKSENLLPFGGLKAFEELREEVRIKHGAKSLKYRQMVAKQNKLLVWRQAIEEAQQVGEMSYEQRLEKFFEIHEQNMSHKEKRRHSKPQQQQDTSDVGSSLYDSNDNLHAKPSSVLALKRERSSSPLSPAFSPVKSYHDKRSKRRKLSGLAEEHVGNSHSIDEQPFADVVNYENPEFGELFDAIKEYVMVHRQEKKVETVLLAVVRNIWSLKQLQLRELERDLFNGDTELLGSARVNTDRGRGAGTMKRLSNRLKTMVLRRSLTPVVQQQQSTTPTTEINQLERQSSEPPKLKKPLGRPIEEVIQDIVQLDRKYLFRGLNREPVCKYCHQPGGDMERCSVASCHSWFHGACVEQVKTTGKLTTKGASSGRKAIAKPPQITAEATTHITGDGVELETEPKQPQMCHECATGQPAACCICHDQQPPMNASSESPQKEQEANTKLLSCSQPMCSNHFHPSCCKYWPQASINNSTSRCPMHVCHTCVSDDPSGKFQQLGNSKLIKCVKCPATYHQDSRCIPAGSQMLTATHLICPRHNVSKADANLNVLWCYICVRGGELVCCETCPIAVHAHCRNIPIKSNESYICEECESGRLPLYGEIVWAKFTHFRWWPAIILPPTEIPSNIQKKPHGLNDFVVRFFGTNDHGWISRRRVYLYIEGDTGDGNKSKSVMSKRYTAGVEEATHFLKILKQKRQEQSVVRLNNKLLPPPYVKIKTNKPVPPVRFAYNEEYVNICECKPGTPHPCGPESGCLNRMLYNECHPEFCPAGAQCENQLFELRKSPRLDVVYMHDRGFGLVCREPIAEGTFIIEYVGEVINHAEFQRRMAQKTSDRDENFYFLGVEKDFIIDAGPKGNLARFMNHSCEPNCATQKWTVNCINRVGLFAIKDIPENTELTFNYLWDDLMNNGKKACFCGAKRCSGEIGGKLKDEETKESGSQSGKSKMNGKLKQMQRSKGIKIHINSGGVTKKRVRKPKPVAVSDSTTQNSLPASEPTQSEPLEKE
- the LOC133835529 gene encoding LOW QUALITY PROTEIN: biorientation of chromosomes in cell division protein 1-like 1 (The sequence of the model RefSeq protein was modified relative to this genomic sequence to represent the inferred CDS: deleted 1 base in 1 codon), which codes for MDNFVKTLIEEVKSQGVFDEFRFNCCLADVDTKPAYQNVRNRVETAVNDFLAKQHWTPETNKVQLRERLRKHLLDSDVLDKGVDHIVDQVVNPKVATVFEPKIESIAYKYLGIAPPPPPAHPPPRPPLLPAPPLPPYAGHSMGHMNGGSNMLQVETTGSLLPTDLEQISPDSDRATIKSDMKDDSKDEELPPPGVDDMDMDYDDTTSPAFEPASSLKEDLNNGSLNTSDSLKDVKELANDSRDAGASQTSQLSQVSSDSRLTIASTDAQQPASTNNSNIAANMSEEAQMPKFNENSSETHESSGRQLHFDIKQDAITFEGTERHNSMSEQTNGGTQALSIEDAIMSEMKANISDVNSVALEPTPTPPEAPIKTEPGAENNFNVFTDSQQPKEEPEVPEIKPELIKLEEAKPNEPEALPSATTELKDEALKAGEITASPASASSSSQTKKHSHSSDRKDKDKDKNREKRHHSSSDDKRRKSRERERERERDRDREHDKSRSKTSSSSKHSSRSSHSSSSKHRSSSSSKHDKTSSSSRSTNHESTSSTSKRSSSTRHDSSSSSSHKKHKSSSSSSKSRESREHSHSHNSSHSSHHHSSRSHNGSGSSSSNSKRSDRDRERDRERNKSSSNSTTSNSASNSINPPAAPAPAIIQDDHNEEKAKLQKRHSHDSNDEGKPPGAAGKPQTAEPAVESQTKEKTTNGKATETNGTNGTNGSSPSEAAPEIVEAGNVVIVSDMLQQSTASFIELSSAKPVDEQHKLEAEAKQTVELNETAPEPVAESEKKPESEATATSETASNEPDLAAATEPELAVSSEPELAASTEPQLARQLKQLLRRMCLRVCSQSHPKKQIEEDTKSTDNSQNEAPTTEESKLDSQVALAAESEEVPLESKEAPEPSSPAAAPAASPTPAEPLKKSDCAEPTADHVEAQETNDACTHFEESAEEFKARLQLIEQHIKDRRTLLNVFCGVEEDVSQPTRRNSAKRRLSSEASSSKPHTTSCSSGSSSSGSPNAKVKRPRMSPTPSEISVNSKENEELDKHDKGDLSARRLSQKLCQQQRYTNDDLYKPRPLLSQRSRRRGLDAIL
- the LOC133837938 gene encoding mitoferrin, which translates into the protein MNIDDYESLPTTSVGINMTAGALAGILEHIVMYPLDSVKTRMQSLTSPTKHLNIMGTFQNMITREGIMRPIRGASAVVAGAGPAHSLYFAVYEMTKEQLTKVTSHNHLNYVLSGALATLVHDAISNPTDVIKQRMQMYNSPYTSVVRCMRDVYQKEGLHAFYRSYWTQLVMNIPYQTIHFTTYEFLQNRLNVERKYSPVVHMVAGAAAGASAAAITTPLDVVKTLLNTQETGLTQGMIEAIRKIYRMAGPMGFFKGMTARVLYAMPATAICWSTYEFFKFYLCGMDSEKYKSSITGRSELQTPQQRATDYVLPKSESDEHEAELPEITVAGVAKDGAVLHPAPPTVNAAGAIKTVCELSTRTAAPTINLHTRHTEVKGPYERGFSST